A single genomic interval of Tsukamurella paurometabola harbors:
- a CDS encoding glyoxalase yields the protein MTTSLTTPVRSLTLEAEDPTAAQAFYDAAFGPDPRLRSVPAAGPSDGFRGFVVSLVVAEPAVVDSFVAPALAAGATEIKSARKSFWGYGAVFRAPDGTLWKIASSSKKNTGAPLRTIDDVVLLLGVDDVAATKAFYVERGLTVAKSFGRKYVEFEAAPGAVTLALSGRRFAAKDAGVAPEGSGSHRLRIDGALGAITDPDGFVWHE from the coding sequence ATGACAACCTCGCTCACCACCCCGGTCCGGTCCCTCACCCTGGAGGCGGAGGATCCGACCGCCGCCCAGGCCTTCTACGACGCGGCGTTCGGCCCCGACCCGCGGCTCCGATCCGTGCCCGCCGCGGGCCCGTCCGACGGCTTCCGCGGCTTCGTGGTCTCGCTCGTCGTCGCCGAGCCGGCCGTCGTCGACTCCTTCGTCGCGCCCGCCCTCGCGGCGGGCGCGACGGAGATCAAGTCCGCGCGGAAGTCCTTCTGGGGCTACGGCGCCGTCTTCCGTGCGCCCGACGGCACCCTGTGGAAGATCGCCTCCTCGTCGAAGAAGAACACCGGAGCGCCGCTGCGCACCATCGACGACGTGGTGCTGTTGCTCGGAGTCGACGACGTCGCAGCGACGAAGGCCTTCTACGTCGAGCGGGGCCTCACCGTCGCGAAGAGCTTCGGCCGCAAGTACGTCGAGTTCGAGGCCGCGCCGGGCGCGGTCACGCTCGCGCTGTCGGGTCGGAGGTTCGCGGCGAAGGACGCGGGGGTCGCGCCGGAGGGGAGCGGCTCGCACCGCCTCCGGATCGACGGTGCCCTCGGCGCGATCACCGATCCCGACGGCTTCGTCTGGCACGAGTAG
- a CDS encoding SURF1 family protein, with protein MPSWVKVVFQPRWIALAIAAVAFTALCWSVLAPWQLGKNSSTSHRNQQIADSVNADPVPAAQLLGGRADVPKDAEWRRVVLTGQYLADKQSLARLRNQNGKPAYEVLVPFAANDGATYLVDRGFVQTPTGGVVPEFAPPPSGTVTVQARIRAPEQTDPARGPRTEAGYLQVFAIDPAAIGPAQGIAFAPGYLNLDEGQPGGLDPIPLPMLDAGPYLSYGLQWLAFGIMAPLAIAYFVWSEVRRRREDKAVFDAGTADSTEAQEDETPQEVTPEAARAARLADRYGRKGQ; from the coding sequence TTGCCTAGTTGGGTCAAGGTGGTCTTCCAGCCGCGGTGGATCGCGCTGGCGATCGCGGCCGTCGCCTTCACAGCGCTGTGCTGGTCGGTCCTCGCGCCGTGGCAGCTGGGCAAGAACTCGTCCACGAGTCACCGCAATCAGCAGATCGCCGATTCCGTGAACGCCGACCCCGTGCCCGCCGCGCAGCTCCTCGGCGGTCGCGCCGACGTGCCGAAGGACGCCGAGTGGCGGCGCGTCGTGCTCACCGGGCAGTACCTCGCCGACAAGCAGTCCCTCGCCCGCCTGCGGAACCAGAACGGCAAGCCCGCCTACGAGGTGCTCGTGCCCTTCGCCGCGAACGACGGCGCGACCTACCTGGTGGACCGGGGATTCGTGCAGACGCCGACCGGCGGCGTCGTGCCGGAGTTCGCGCCGCCACCGTCGGGCACGGTCACGGTCCAGGCACGGATCCGCGCGCCGGAGCAGACCGATCCCGCCCGCGGGCCGCGCACCGAGGCGGGGTACCTCCAGGTCTTCGCCATCGACCCGGCGGCGATCGGGCCGGCGCAGGGCATCGCCTTCGCGCCCGGCTACCTCAACCTCGACGAGGGCCAGCCCGGGGGCCTCGATCCGATTCCGCTGCCGATGCTCGACGCGGGCCCCTATCTCTCGTACGGCCTCCAGTGGCTGGCCTTCGGCATCATGGCACCGCTGGCGATCGCGTACTTCGTGTGGTCGGAGGTCCGGCGTCGCCGCGAGGACAAGGCGGTCTTCGACGCGGGCACGGCGGACTCCACGGAGGCGCAGGAGGACGAGACGCCGCAGGAGGTCACGCCCGAGGCCGCGCGCGCCGCGCGACTCGCCGACCGGTACGGACGCAAAGGGCAGTAG
- a CDS encoding DUF2127 domain-containing protein, with the protein MDLSVLSCGLRGHVTYAPDEADLRARVRTDTPEGEAWRCLRCDDFVVGPAEGSGPATEAPAVPRGRALRDELILRFLAVERVLRGVVFAVAGVVVWEVRGSRTHLREVFQEKLPILSQLGFNVGESRIVRAVDRALGLSDTALMWVALGLFAYAAVEVIEAVGLWLGKRWGEYFAVVATSAFLPLEVYEITEKVTALRAGALVVNIAAVVWLVWTKRLFGVNGGAAAYRAERESDSVLTVRRAGE; encoded by the coding sequence ATGGACCTCTCCGTGCTCTCGTGCGGTCTCCGCGGCCACGTCACGTACGCGCCCGACGAGGCGGACCTTCGTGCCCGGGTGCGGACGGACACCCCGGAGGGCGAGGCGTGGCGTTGTCTCCGGTGCGATGACTTCGTCGTGGGCCCGGCGGAGGGATCCGGCCCGGCGACCGAGGCGCCGGCGGTGCCCCGCGGGCGGGCGTTGCGGGACGAACTGATCCTGCGCTTCCTCGCGGTCGAGCGTGTGCTGCGCGGCGTCGTCTTCGCCGTTGCGGGAGTCGTGGTCTGGGAGGTGCGGGGCTCGCGGACGCACCTGCGCGAGGTCTTCCAGGAGAAGCTGCCGATCCTGAGTCAACTCGGATTCAACGTGGGCGAGTCGCGAATCGTGCGGGCAGTCGATCGCGCCCTCGGGCTGTCGGACACGGCGCTGATGTGGGTGGCGCTGGGTCTGTTCGCCTACGCCGCGGTCGAGGTGATCGAGGCGGTCGGCCTGTGGCTCGGGAAACGGTGGGGCGAGTACTTCGCGGTCGTCGCCACGTCCGCCTTCCTCCCGCTGGAGGTCTACGAGATCACCGAGAAGGTGACCGCCCTCCGCGCCGGGGCGCTGGTGGTCAACATCGCCGCCGTCGTGTGGCTGGTGTGGACCAAGCGGCTGTTCGGTGTCAACGGCGGCGCGGCGGCGTACCGCGCCGAGCGGGAGTCGGACAGTGTCCTGACGGTGCGCCGCGCCGGCGAGTAG
- the infA gene encoding translation initiation factor IF-1: MTKTARGIEAAGTVIEGLRDATFRVELDNGHVVLAHISGKIRKNYIKIVPLDRVLVEISPYDLSRGRIVFRYRH, from the coding sequence ATGACGAAGACAGCGCGCGGCATCGAGGCCGCCGGCACCGTGATCGAGGGGTTGCGCGACGCGACCTTCCGGGTCGAGCTCGACAACGGACACGTCGTCCTCGCGCACATCAGCGGGAAGATCCGGAAGAACTACATCAAGATCGTGCCCCTGGACCGCGTGCTCGTGGAGATCAGTCCGTACGACCTCAGTCGAGGGCGCATCGTCTTCCGCTACCGGCACTGA
- a CDS encoding dihydrolipoyl dehydrogenase family protein: MDEFDVVVIGGGPVGENVADRAVRGGLTAALVESEKFGGECSYWACMPSKALLRPGQALREAQHVRGALTGEAALDPSEVFARRDAVVRNWDDAGQVQWAQGAGITTIRGQGRLAGPRRVTVTGPDGAETVLTARHAVVVATGTDAAVPDIPGLRAAAPWTSREATSAKAAPRRLAVIGGGVVATEMATAYAGLGSRVTLIARSGLLTGLESFAGAAVGDGLRALGVDVVTGEAPTRVSRAGGEVTIETSGGRTVVADEVLAATGRAPRTVDLGLETVGLEPGSWLAVDDTLRVEGYDWLYAAGDVNHRALLTHQGKYQARAAGDAIVARARGAAVDDAAWGAHVATADHAAVPQVIFTEPEVAAIGVTEARARKAGTNVTVVDYDLGWVAGASLYADDYTGRARMVVDESRGVVIGMTLVGPAVAELLHAATIAVVGEVPIDRLWHAVPAYPTISEVWLRLLEAYRDR, translated from the coding sequence ATGGACGAATTCGACGTGGTCGTGATCGGCGGTGGGCCGGTCGGCGAGAACGTGGCCGATCGCGCCGTGCGGGGCGGGCTCACCGCCGCGCTCGTGGAGAGCGAGAAGTTCGGCGGCGAGTGCTCCTACTGGGCGTGCATGCCGTCGAAGGCGCTGCTCCGGCCTGGGCAGGCGCTGCGCGAGGCGCAGCACGTGCGCGGCGCGCTCACTGGTGAGGCTGCGCTCGACCCGTCCGAGGTCTTCGCCCGACGGGACGCCGTGGTCCGGAACTGGGACGACGCCGGCCAAGTGCAGTGGGCACAGGGCGCGGGCATCACCACGATCCGCGGTCAGGGACGACTCGCCGGGCCGCGGCGGGTCACCGTCACCGGGCCCGACGGTGCCGAGACCGTCCTGACCGCGCGGCACGCGGTCGTGGTCGCGACCGGCACCGACGCGGCCGTCCCGGACATCCCCGGCCTTCGCGCAGCGGCACCGTGGACCAGCCGCGAGGCAACCAGCGCGAAGGCCGCGCCGCGCCGGCTCGCGGTGATCGGCGGCGGCGTGGTCGCGACCGAGATGGCGACGGCGTACGCAGGGCTCGGCTCGCGGGTCACGCTGATCGCCCGGAGCGGGCTGCTCACCGGCCTCGAATCCTTCGCGGGAGCCGCGGTCGGCGACGGCCTCCGCGCGCTCGGCGTGGACGTGGTCACCGGCGAGGCCCCGACGCGGGTGAGTCGCGCGGGCGGCGAGGTCACGATCGAGACCTCCGGCGGCCGTACCGTCGTGGCCGACGAGGTGCTGGCGGCGACCGGGCGGGCGCCGCGCACCGTCGACCTGGGGCTGGAGACCGTCGGGCTGGAGCCCGGTTCGTGGCTCGCCGTGGACGACACGCTGCGGGTCGAGGGCTACGACTGGCTGTACGCCGCCGGCGATGTGAATCACCGGGCGCTGCTGACGCATCAGGGCAAGTATCAGGCGCGGGCCGCCGGCGACGCCATCGTCGCCCGGGCGCGCGGGGCGGCCGTGGACGACGCGGCGTGGGGCGCGCACGTGGCGACGGCGGATCACGCGGCGGTGCCGCAGGTGATCTTCACCGAGCCGGAGGTCGCGGCGATCGGCGTCACCGAGGCGCGGGCGCGGAAGGCCGGCACGAACGTCACGGTGGTCGATTACGACCTGGGCTGGGTGGCCGGCGCGAGCCTGTACGCCGACGACTACACCGGCCGCGCGCGCATGGTCGTCGACGAGAGCCGCGGCGTGGTGATCGGCATGACGCTGGTGGGACCCGCGGTCGCGGAACTGCTGCACGCGGCGACGATCGCCGTGGTCGGAGAGGTGCCGATCGACCGGCTGTGGCACGCCGTACCCGCGTATCCCACGATCAGCGAGGTGTGGCTGCGGCTCCTGGAGGCCTACCGGGACCGGTGA
- a CDS encoding cobalamin biosynthesis protein, protein MNRITELALGVLADEVFGDPRRYHPVAGFGTVAQALEARMYAPSKLRGAAYTAILVGGAAALGYAARNVPGATAVGTWAVVGGAGLRTVGSTVGADLESGDIDGARTLLPSLCGRDPSVLDTAGLARAATESVAENTSDAAVAPLFWGAVAGLPGLFAYRAANTLDAMVGYRNDRYGDFGWASARLDDALNYVPARLAGAVTVALAPAVGGAPSDAARAWRRDAAKHPSPNAGVAEATAAGALGLRLGGRTQYAHGVELRPTLGDGRAPEPRDLARAARLSLAVELGALAATALCVRTGRRVARRARPRA, encoded by the coding sequence GTGAACCGCATCACCGAGCTGGCCCTGGGCGTCCTCGCCGACGAGGTCTTCGGCGACCCGCGCCGGTACCACCCGGTCGCGGGCTTCGGCACCGTCGCGCAGGCGCTGGAGGCGCGGATGTACGCGCCGTCGAAGCTGCGGGGCGCCGCCTACACCGCGATCCTCGTCGGCGGCGCGGCGGCGCTCGGCTACGCGGCGCGGAACGTACCCGGTGCCACCGCCGTCGGCACCTGGGCGGTGGTCGGGGGAGCCGGCCTGCGCACGGTCGGGTCCACGGTGGGCGCCGACTTGGAGAGCGGCGACATCGACGGTGCACGCACCCTGCTGCCCAGTCTGTGCGGCCGCGACCCGTCCGTCCTGGACACCGCGGGTCTCGCGCGCGCCGCCACCGAGTCCGTCGCGGAGAACACGTCCGACGCGGCCGTCGCCCCGCTGTTCTGGGGTGCCGTCGCGGGCCTCCCCGGCCTGTTCGCCTACCGCGCGGCCAACACCCTCGACGCGATGGTCGGCTACCGCAACGACCGCTACGGCGACTTCGGCTGGGCGTCAGCGCGCCTCGACGACGCCCTGAACTACGTCCCTGCCCGGCTCGCGGGCGCCGTCACCGTCGCCCTCGCGCCCGCGGTGGGCGGGGCACCGTCGGACGCCGCGCGGGCGTGGCGGCGGGACGCGGCGAAGCACCCCAGCCCCAACGCCGGGGTGGCCGAAGCGACGGCCGCGGGCGCGCTGGGCCTGCGGCTGGGCGGGCGCACGCAGTACGCGCACGGCGTGGAACTGCGCCCGACGCTGGGCGACGGTCGCGCGCCTGAACCGCGCGACCTGGCGCGGGCGGCGCGCCTGTCGCTGGCGGTCGAGCTGGGAGCCCTCGCCGCTACTGCCCTTTGCGTCCGTACCGGTCGGCGAGTCGCGCGGCGCGCGCGGCCTCGGGCGTGA
- a CDS encoding zinc ribbon domain-containing protein translates to MNADPAAQRILLDLAEVDAEISRLAHRATHLPEDAEIAELEKRATTERDESVRVSILVEDLDRDISKLEKEVEQTRLREQKDRELLASGAVPAKQLTEIEHELRGLERRQSVLEDEELELMEKREAVELEQQRAEATVNATNDEIAAAARRREEALKDIEVARNRTATAREETVGRLPEDLYAEYERCRKNSGAGAGLLRARRCGACRLELDRGFLDAVTRKPADAVVHCDECGAILVRTNESGLPQPKPEE, encoded by the coding sequence ATGAACGCTGATCCGGCCGCCCAACGCATCCTGCTGGACCTCGCCGAGGTCGACGCGGAGATCTCCCGCCTGGCCCACCGCGCCACCCATCTGCCCGAGGACGCGGAGATCGCCGAGCTCGAGAAGCGCGCGACCACCGAGCGCGACGAGTCGGTGCGGGTGTCGATCCTCGTCGAGGACCTCGACCGCGACATCAGCAAGCTCGAGAAGGAGGTCGAGCAGACCCGCCTCCGCGAGCAGAAGGACCGGGAGCTCCTGGCGTCGGGGGCCGTGCCCGCCAAGCAACTCACCGAGATCGAGCACGAGCTGCGCGGCCTCGAGCGGCGCCAGTCCGTGCTCGAGGACGAGGAACTCGAGCTGATGGAGAAGCGCGAGGCCGTCGAACTCGAGCAGCAGCGCGCCGAGGCCACCGTCAACGCGACGAACGACGAGATCGCCGCGGCGGCGCGCCGCCGCGAGGAGGCGCTCAAGGACATCGAGGTGGCGCGCAATCGCACGGCCACCGCTCGGGAGGAGACCGTCGGGCGGCTCCCGGAGGACCTGTACGCGGAGTACGAACGGTGCCGGAAGAACTCGGGCGCCGGCGCCGGGCTCCTCCGGGCCCGACGGTGCGGCGCCTGCCGCCTCGAGCTCGACCGGGGCTTCCTCGACGCCGTGACCCGCAAGCCCGCCGACGCGGTGGTGCACTGCGATGAGTGCGGCGCCATCCTGGTGCGGACCAACGAGTCCGGCCTGCCCCAGCCGAAGCCCGAGGAGTGA
- a CDS encoding DUF6817 domain-containing protein, whose protein sequence is MDAALAWLDRHGAGDVAHPGGTLRGHLVRVADRLAAWGLSDVVRLAGLTHAAYGTAGFDDHLITPAQRDDLRAAIGAEAEALVYTYGACDRSTSAHRLPATALRDLDLLAGGTPTGCG, encoded by the coding sequence ATGGACGCGGCCCTCGCGTGGCTCGACCGCCACGGCGCCGGTGACGTGGCGCACCCCGGTGGGACGCTACGAGGCCATCTCGTGCGCGTCGCCGACCGGCTCGCGGCGTGGGGCCTGTCCGATGTCGTCCGGCTCGCCGGGCTGACCCACGCCGCCTACGGCACCGCGGGATTCGATGACCACCTCATCACGCCCGCGCAGCGCGACGACCTGCGTGCCGCGATCGGCGCGGAGGCCGAGGCCCTCGTCTACACCTACGGCGCGTGCGACCGCTCCACCTCCGCACACCGGCTCCCCGCGACCGCACTGCGGGACCTCGATCTCCTGGCGGGCGGGACGCCCACCGGGTGCGGCTGA
- a CDS encoding acyl-[acyl-carrier-protein] thioesterase — protein sequence MIGDPLPPRITEPERRRELLDSGAIYTAQRSVRGDAVSPDRRLKFDGVARYLQDTGQDHLRHVDYEDVHPYWVVRRTVIEILEGGEQPDILTVERWGSKMGSRWCNVRIGIDGQKGTRIETEAFWINFNIDTLTPSALSETFLSTFGAAAEPGVLRWKQWLDPKPHPDAVEVPFLLRAADLDIIQHVNNAVYWTALEEVLATHPDLRERLPLRGIVEHNSALQIEDAPRLLAHREGDVVYAWLVAGDRTAAAMSVEALAG from the coding sequence GTGATCGGAGACCCACTGCCCCCGCGCATCACCGAGCCCGAGCGCCGCCGCGAGTTGCTGGACAGCGGCGCCATCTACACGGCACAACGGTCGGTGCGCGGCGACGCCGTCAGCCCGGACCGTCGCCTCAAGTTCGACGGGGTCGCCCGGTACCTGCAGGACACGGGGCAGGACCACCTGCGTCACGTCGACTACGAGGACGTGCACCCGTACTGGGTGGTGCGGCGCACCGTCATCGAGATCCTCGAGGGCGGCGAACAGCCGGACATCCTGACCGTCGAGCGGTGGGGCTCCAAGATGGGCTCGCGCTGGTGCAACGTGCGCATCGGTATCGACGGGCAGAAGGGCACCCGGATCGAGACCGAGGCCTTCTGGATCAACTTCAACATCGACACGCTCACGCCGTCGGCGCTCAGTGAGACCTTCCTCAGCACCTTCGGCGCGGCCGCCGAGCCGGGCGTCCTGCGGTGGAAGCAGTGGCTCGACCCGAAGCCGCACCCCGACGCGGTCGAGGTGCCCTTCCTGCTACGCGCCGCCGACCTCGACATCATCCAGCACGTCAACAACGCCGTGTACTGGACCGCGCTGGAGGAGGTCCTCGCGACCCATCCCGACCTGCGGGAGCGGCTGCCGCTGCGCGGCATCGTCGAGCACAACTCGGCGCTGCAGATCGAGGACGCGCCGCGGCTGCTCGCGCATCGCGAGGGCGACGTGGTCTACGCCTGGTTGGTGGCGGGGGACCGCACGGCCGCGGCCATGAGCGTCGAGGCGCTGGCGGGGTAG
- a CDS encoding ABC transporter permease produces the protein MTSTATTTEPAGVGGIETHQTSLWQQSWIMVRRSMIHTKRMPEMLSDVTIQPIMFTVLFAFVFGSAIPTEGVSYREYLLPGILGQTMVFTCFVVAGGLTTDLEKGVIDRFRSLPISRASVLIGRSIASLLHSSIGIVVMCLTGLAIGWRIRTNPVDAVLGFLVLLVFGFAMIWFGILVGCMMQSIEAVNGFMFATMFPITFLSNAFVPTAGMAPWLRAIAEWNPVSSLVQAMRELWGNDLPLREGAPWSLQHPVLATVIWSIVLTAVFAPLAVRAFNKRTVD, from the coding sequence ATGACCAGCACCGCCACCACCACCGAGCCCGCCGGCGTGGGCGGCATCGAGACGCACCAGACCAGCCTGTGGCAGCAGTCGTGGATCATGGTTCGCCGCAGCATGATCCACACCAAGCGGATGCCAGAGATGCTCTCCGACGTGACCATCCAGCCGATCATGTTCACGGTGCTGTTCGCGTTCGTCTTCGGCTCCGCCATCCCCACCGAGGGCGTCTCCTATCGCGAGTACCTGCTGCCCGGCATCCTGGGGCAGACGATGGTCTTCACGTGTTTCGTGGTGGCGGGCGGCCTCACCACGGACCTCGAGAAGGGGGTCATCGACCGGTTCCGGTCCCTGCCGATCAGCCGCGCCTCGGTGCTCATCGGGCGCAGCATCGCGAGCCTCCTGCACTCGTCGATCGGCATCGTGGTCATGTGCCTCACGGGCCTCGCCATCGGCTGGCGGATCCGCACGAACCCGGTGGACGCGGTACTCGGATTCCTCGTGCTCCTGGTCTTCGGCTTCGCGATGATCTGGTTCGGCATCCTCGTGGGCTGCATGATGCAGTCGATCGAGGCGGTGAACGGTTTCATGTTCGCCACCATGTTCCCGATCACGTTCCTCTCCAACGCCTTCGTCCCGACCGCGGGAATGGCGCCGTGGTTGCGGGCGATCGCGGAGTGGAACCCGGTCTCCTCGCTGGTCCAGGCCATGCGTGAACTGTGGGGTAACGATCTGCCGCTGCGTGAGGGCGCTCCGTGGTCCTTGCAGCACCCCGTTCTCGCCACCGTGATCTGGTCGATCGTCCTGACCGCGGTGTTCGCGCCGCTGGCCGTGCGGGCGTTCAACAAGCGCACCGTCGACTAG
- a CDS encoding Nif3-like dinuclear metal center hexameric protein: MLLAEVIEVLDQAYPPRLAEGWDSVGLVCGDPESEVTHALVCVDVTAEVVDAALARGAQLVIAHHPLLLRGVDTVAASTPKGALVHCLIRGGCALFTAHTNADRARGGVNDALAATLGLEVTGPVEHLDAPSALDRWGVMVPPAQADEVLSAMFEAGAGEVGEYSECAWRVDGVGQFRPGTAANPAIGASGELTTLTETRVELVAARDRRAAVLAALRGAHPYEEPAFDVVEIAGAEREWGLGRIGVLPEPMTLEAFTAHVATALGAPARAAGDPRGLIRTVAVCGGAGDSLLGAVTRLGVDAYVTGDLRHHPVDEHLRAGGPAVVDAGHWGTEFPWCATVAELLWPYLDVAVHDVPTDPFTVRAAPAGDA; this comes from the coding sequence ATGTTGTTGGCAGAGGTCATCGAGGTGCTCGATCAGGCGTATCCGCCGCGGCTCGCGGAAGGATGGGACAGCGTCGGGCTGGTGTGCGGCGACCCGGAATCCGAGGTGACGCACGCCCTGGTCTGCGTGGACGTCACCGCCGAGGTCGTCGACGCCGCCCTCGCGCGCGGTGCGCAGCTCGTCATCGCGCACCACCCGCTCCTGCTCCGGGGCGTCGACACCGTCGCCGCGAGCACGCCGAAGGGCGCCCTCGTCCACTGCCTCATCCGGGGCGGCTGTGCGCTGTTCACCGCGCACACGAACGCCGACCGTGCGCGGGGCGGCGTCAACGACGCTCTCGCCGCGACGCTCGGACTCGAGGTGACCGGGCCCGTCGAGCACCTCGACGCGCCGTCGGCACTGGACCGCTGGGGCGTCATGGTGCCGCCCGCGCAGGCCGACGAGGTGCTCTCCGCGATGTTCGAGGCCGGGGCCGGGGAGGTCGGGGAGTACTCCGAGTGCGCGTGGCGGGTCGACGGCGTCGGGCAGTTCCGGCCCGGCACGGCGGCGAACCCCGCGATCGGCGCGAGCGGCGAGCTGACGACGCTCACCGAGACCCGGGTCGAACTGGTGGCGGCGCGCGATCGCCGCGCCGCGGTGCTGGCAGCCCTGCGCGGCGCCCATCCCTACGAGGAGCCGGCCTTCGACGTCGTCGAGATCGCCGGCGCGGAGCGGGAGTGGGGCCTCGGCCGTATCGGGGTGCTGCCCGAGCCGATGACGCTGGAAGCGTTCACCGCCCACGTCGCGACCGCGCTCGGCGCGCCGGCCCGTGCCGCCGGCGACCCCCGCGGGCTCATCCGCACCGTCGCGGTCTGCGGGGGAGCGGGTGACTCTCTGCTCGGCGCGGTGACCCGTCTCGGCGTGGACGCCTACGTGACGGGCGACCTGCGGCACCATCCCGTCGACGAGCACCTGCGCGCCGGCGGCCCCGCCGTCGTCGATGCCGGGCACTGGGGCACCGAGTTCCCCTGGTGCGCCACCGTCGCCGAGCTGCTGTGGCCGTACCTCGACGTCGCCGTGCACGACGTCCCCACGGATCCGTTCACGGTGCGGGCCGCTCCCGCGGGGGATGCGTAG
- a CDS encoding ATP-binding cassette domain-containing protein, with the protein MTHGESGDWAIEAICLVKRFGDFTAVDGVSFQVPRGSVLGLLGPNGAGKTTTVRMMTTLSPPTEGTARIAGYDVRANPIEVRRNMGLTGQAATVDEILTGRENLSMIGGLYGIPRAALKRRSAELLEQFSLTAAADKQVKAYSGGMRRRLDLAVSLLTAPPVLFLDEPTTGLDPRARSELWDVLRTLVANGTTLLLTTQYLEEADQLADEIIVIDKGRIIAQGTPLQLKERAGAASLVLTVSDAADLPRARDILAQLGSEVFVDEGARQVSSPANGLDDLNRAGALLGESGIKVDDLGLSRPSLDDVFLSLTGHRTESDATDAEEATA; encoded by the coding sequence ATGACACACGGTGAGAGCGGTGACTGGGCGATCGAAGCCATCTGCCTGGTGAAACGGTTCGGTGACTTCACTGCGGTGGACGGGGTCAGTTTCCAGGTGCCCCGCGGCTCGGTGCTCGGCCTGCTCGGGCCGAACGGCGCGGGCAAGACCACCACGGTGCGCATGATGACCACACTGTCGCCGCCCACGGAGGGCACGGCGCGCATCGCGGGGTACGACGTGCGGGCGAACCCGATCGAGGTGCGCCGCAACATGGGGCTCACGGGTCAGGCGGCCACGGTGGACGAGATCCTCACCGGGCGCGAGAACCTGTCGATGATCGGGGGCCTGTACGGCATCCCGCGTGCGGCGCTCAAGCGGCGCAGCGCGGAGCTGTTGGAGCAGTTCTCGTTGACGGCGGCGGCCGATAAGCAGGTCAAGGCCTATTCCGGTGGCATGCGCCGTCGTCTGGACCTGGCCGTGAGCCTGCTGACCGCGCCGCCGGTCCTCTTCCTGGACGAGCCGACCACCGGCCTCGATCCGCGCGCCCGCTCGGAGCTGTGGGACGTCCTGCGCACACTGGTGGCGAACGGCACCACACTGCTGCTCACCACGCAGTACCTCGAGGAGGCGGATCAGCTGGCGGACGAGATCATCGTCATCGACAAGGGGCGGATCATCGCCCAGGGCACCCCGCTGCAGCTGAAGGAGCGCGCCGGCGCCGCGAGCCTGGTGCTGACGGTGTCCGACGCGGCCGATCTGCCCCGCGCCCGGGACATCCTGGCGCAACTGGGCAGCGAGGTGTTCGTCGACGAGGGCGCGCGCCAGGTGAGCAGCCCCGCCAACGGACTCGACGACCTGAACCGGGCCGGCGCGCTGCTCGGGGAGAGTGGCATCAAGGTCGACGATCTCGGCCTCTCCCGGCCCAGTCTCGACGACGTCTTCCTCTCCCTCACCGGTCACCGCACCGAATCCGACGCGACGGACGCCGAGGAGGCCACCGCATGA
- a CDS encoding low molecular weight protein-tyrosine-phosphatase has product MSTPLHVTFVCTGNICRSPIARIVYERAVADAGLAEAVRVTSAGTDGWHEGGPADRRARDVLAEAGYSTEHTAAELTDDHLAADLVVALHRSHVGPLRRRGVPADRIRLLRSFDPDAEHESVPDPYYGDHDDFRATLSQVEGAMPGMVEWTRANLA; this is encoded by the coding sequence GTGAGTACTCCGCTGCATGTCACGTTCGTGTGCACCGGCAACATCTGCCGCTCCCCGATCGCCCGGATCGTCTACGAGCGGGCCGTCGCCGATGCCGGGCTGGCCGAGGCGGTGCGGGTCACCAGCGCCGGCACCGACGGCTGGCACGAGGGCGGTCCCGCGGACCGTCGAGCGCGGGACGTGCTCGCGGAAGCCGGATACTCCACGGAGCACACCGCTGCCGAACTGACGGACGATCACCTCGCTGCCGACCTCGTGGTGGCGCTGCATCGTTCCCACGTCGGCCCGCTCCGCCGGCGCGGCGTTCCCGCGGACCGGATCCGGCTGCTGCGCAGCTTCGATCCGGATGCCGAGCACGAGAGCGTGCCCGACCCGTATTACGGGGACCACGACGACTTCCGCGCGACGCTGTCGCAGGTCGAGGGGGCGATGCCGGGCATGGTCGAGTGGACGCGAGCGAATCTTGCCTAG